The Apis mellifera strain DH4 linkage group LG8, Amel_HAv3.1, whole genome shotgun sequence genome contains a region encoding:
- the LOC100577724 gene encoding ELMO domain-containing protein 2, which produces MFVSNHKLSKISKNRPVIKWLLRHTTQMCELQRICYGELPGAPRTLAVEKSLKLSKNANIKTLLIYLNDLADQCAFTNQAKRKIVKEAIENVLVTKKINPAAHPDFSKSFGKCIELIWGYRQLCVECEELRRTPYDADNPDHELLLLKLWNLLMPYEPLDARVTKQWQHIGFQGDDPKTDFRGMGILGLENLVYFAQEYPSAATHVLSHSTHPRYGYAFAIVGINLTSMALKLLRDGSAKTHIYNSSKGFPTIRAFHQFYSYLFYEFDGFWIDSKPSNMMEFSCIQEKFENSIRMALADTSMIFRINISVDNV; this is translated from the coding sequence ACCAGTTATAAAATGGTTATTAAGGCATACAACGCAAATGTGCGAACTTCAAAGAATTTGTTATGGAGAACTTCCTGGAGCACCAAGAACACTAGCTGTAGAAAAATCtcttaaattatctaaaaatgcGAATATCAAAACTCTTTTAATCTACTTGAATGATCTTGCTGATCAATGTGCATTTACAAACCAAGcaaaacgaaaaattgtaaaggaAGCTATTGAAAATGTATTGGTAACTAAGAAAATAAACCCAGCAGCTCATCCtgatttttctaaatcattTGGTAAatgtatagaattaatttggGGCTATAGACAACTTTGTGTGGAATGTGAAGAGCTTAGGAGAACACCTTATGATGCTGATAATCCAGATCATGAGTTATTACTATTAAAGTTATGGAATTTGTTAATGCCATATGAGCCTCTAGATGCTAGAGTTACTAAACAATGGCAACACATTGGCTTTCAAGGTGATGATCCAAAAACTGATTTTCGTGGAATGGGAATTTTGGgattagaaaatttagtttattttgcTCAGGAATATCCCAGTGCTGCAACACATGTATTGTCGCATTCTACACATCCACGTTATGGTTATGCATTTGCCATAGTTGGCATAAATTTAACAAGTATGGCATTAAAATTACTAAGGGATGGAAGTGCTAAaactcatatttataattcttcaaaagGTTTTCCAACAATTCGTgcatttcatcaattttatagTTATCTTTTCTATGAATTTGATGGATTTTGGATTGACTCAAAACCAAGCAATATGATGGAATTTTCATGTATAcaagaaaagtttgaaaatagtATCAGAATGGCACTAGCTGACACATCTATGATTTTTAGGATAAATATATCAGTtgataatgtttaa